The following proteins are encoded in a genomic region of Synechococcus sp. CBW1002:
- a CDS encoding plasmid stability protein, with the protein MAKTLTLKNLPDALHARLAAAAKRHRRSLNNEAIVCLEAGLAAPPTSVEEELAEIRALRESLGPHSFNPEAIDAFKREGRP; encoded by the coding sequence ATGGCCAAAACGCTCACCCTCAAGAACCTGCCCGATGCGCTCCACGCCCGGCTGGCTGCCGCCGCTAAGCGGCATCGGCGCAGCCTCAACAATGAGGCCATCGTGTGCCTGGAAGCGGGCCTGGCCGCACCCCCCACATCCGTAGAGGAGGAGCTGGCGGAGATCCGAGCCCTGCGCGAGAGCCTGGGACCCCACAGCTTTAACCCTGAGGCCATCGATGCCTTCAAGCGGGAAGGGCGGCCGTGA
- a CDS encoding type II toxin-antitoxin system VapC family toxin — MIVVDTNVVAYLLLPGPKTEQAEALRRHDRHWATPPLWRSEFRNVLTQHVRRDLLSLPAALALMQKAEVLLASEEQAVASEHVLHLVSQSSCSAYDCEFVAVAEQLGVHLITEDRALQAAFPAIAMSLHQATS; from the coding sequence GTGATCGTTGTGGATACCAACGTGGTGGCCTACCTGCTGCTGCCTGGCCCCAAAACCGAACAGGCTGAAGCCTTGCGGCGGCACGATCGGCACTGGGCCACACCGCCGCTTTGGCGCAGCGAGTTCCGCAACGTTCTTACGCAGCATGTTCGCCGTGACTTGCTGAGCCTGCCAGCGGCTCTGGCGCTGATGCAGAAGGCCGAGGTGCTTCTCGCCAGTGAGGAGCAAGCGGTGGCCTCGGAGCATGTGTTGCATCTGGTGAGTCAGAGCAGCTGCAGTGCCTACGACTGTGAGTTCGTGGCCGTTGCGGAGCAGTTGGGCGTGCATCTGATCACGGAGGACCGTGCCCTGCAGGCCGCCTTCCCCGCCATTGCGATGTCCCTGCATCAGGCCACCTCCTGA
- the drmD gene encoding DISARM system SNF2-like helicase DrmD: MVLCRSHRWLVEKVEPSEHPEGDTVVGLACLDDDANGQRLEVFWEREVDALVLGETTWDTVGQRGFDQPQVFGSYLNTLRWNCVTSTDPGLFQAPLRAGIDVKPYQLEPLRKALRMPRVSLFIADDVGLGKTIEAGLIMRELLLRQKVHRVVVVAPPSVVLQWKGEMESRFGLGFAVMDRQYIAEMRRQRGWGINPWATHTRFVLSQALVRDEAYAGPLRDWLGDEGKQALLILDEAHNAAPASGSKFAIDSKLTRAMRDLAGRFEHKLFLSATPHNGHSNSFSALLEILDPTRFCRGVAVRKQDLEDVMVRRLKEDLRQIGVDLPQRLVTPEVIDGLPSDNPELQLAELLSRYRELRNQRLAAAGKRERAAENLVISNLQKRLLSSIAAFDRTLSVHMHTLEKRAAKAEQRRQVRLDALDLLQGSIDGDDERADGNEEDLLKEADAQHEAALASALEASEEEWALLRQMQAIAQEARYEPDSRVHRLEQLIRDHLCPQLGQPGAPWSNERLLIFTEYADTKDWLERRVRELIAESDQAEARIATFHGGIGDERREAIKRSFNSPPESDPLRILIATDAAREGVNLQNHCKRLVHFDVPWNPGRMEQRNGRIDRTLQRSPQVYCHYFVLPQRPEDTVLDTVVRKTDQIRSELGCLPPVVIRKLNDLLAKGINPTALAHTIAEIKGLDQEDDFRLTQVLLEEELEGSRERKEALEKQVGTLERYLERSRKWLHFSTEQFRDALNTSLQITGERHGQQTLALQPRDPQQAAQDPERAIWEFPSATELPGGEAAWGDVLDALRPPRQPGQKLWQWRQDTQLQPVVFRDPQEVNADRVHLHLEHPLVMRLLNRFLMRGFQSDALSRAAVVGTADDTAKLVILARLSLYGHGASRLHDEVLAVAAEWDPSDPQRRLRKLSSEKTSRALEDLETSLRQRLEAPEGISAALQNNLSVDVAHLREALDQKVEERRQDAAAKLAKRADDEVARFIKVLEEQRKRITSTRSRTNENLDQLLLDLGGIKEERRQLEDNRKYWEQRLQTIDSDLSHEPERIRRTFELRTHRVEPAGAIYLWPQEVA; this comes from the coding sequence GTGGTCCTCTGCCGCAGCCACCGCTGGCTGGTGGAGAAGGTGGAGCCGTCCGAGCACCCCGAGGGGGACACGGTGGTTGGTCTGGCCTGCCTGGATGACGACGCCAACGGCCAGCGGTTGGAGGTGTTCTGGGAGCGGGAAGTGGATGCCCTGGTGTTGGGTGAAACCACCTGGGACACGGTGGGGCAACGCGGCTTTGATCAGCCTCAGGTGTTCGGCAGCTACCTCAACACCCTGCGCTGGAACTGCGTCACCAGCACCGACCCCGGCCTGTTCCAGGCGCCGCTGCGGGCGGGGATCGACGTGAAGCCCTACCAGCTGGAGCCCTTGCGCAAGGCGCTGCGGATGCCGCGGGTGAGCCTGTTCATCGCTGATGACGTGGGTCTCGGCAAAACGATCGAGGCCGGGCTGATCATGCGCGAGCTGCTGCTGCGCCAGAAGGTGCACCGCGTGGTGGTGGTGGCGCCCCCTTCGGTGGTGCTGCAGTGGAAGGGGGAGATGGAGAGCCGCTTCGGCCTGGGCTTTGCGGTGATGGACCGCCAGTACATCGCCGAGATGCGCCGCCAGCGGGGCTGGGGCATCAACCCCTGGGCCACCCACACCCGGTTTGTGCTCAGCCAGGCGTTGGTGCGCGATGAGGCCTATGCCGGCCCGCTGCGCGACTGGCTCGGCGATGAAGGCAAACAGGCGCTGCTGATCCTCGATGAGGCCCACAACGCCGCACCGGCGAGTGGCTCCAAGTTCGCGATCGATTCCAAGCTCACCCGTGCCATGCGCGATCTGGCCGGGCGGTTCGAGCACAAGCTGTTTCTCTCCGCCACACCCCACAACGGCCACAGCAACAGCTTCTCCGCCCTGCTCGAGATCCTCGATCCCACCCGCTTCTGCCGCGGCGTGGCCGTGCGCAAGCAAGACCTGGAAGACGTGATGGTGCGCAGGCTCAAGGAAGACCTGCGGCAGATCGGTGTGGACCTGCCGCAGCGGCTGGTGACCCCCGAGGTGATCGATGGCCTGCCGAGCGACAACCCCGAACTTCAGCTGGCCGAGCTGCTCAGCCGCTACCGGGAGTTGCGCAACCAACGGCTCGCTGCCGCCGGCAAGCGCGAACGGGCGGCCGAAAATCTGGTGATCTCCAACCTGCAGAAACGCCTGCTCAGCTCGATTGCCGCCTTTGATCGCACCCTCAGCGTGCACATGCACACCTTGGAGAAACGCGCGGCCAAAGCGGAACAACGGCGCCAGGTGCGTCTGGATGCCCTCGATCTGCTGCAAGGCTCCATCGATGGCGACGACGAACGCGCCGACGGCAACGAAGAGGACCTGCTCAAGGAAGCCGACGCCCAGCACGAAGCCGCCCTGGCCTCGGCACTGGAGGCCAGCGAGGAGGAATGGGCCTTGCTGCGCCAGATGCAAGCGATCGCCCAGGAGGCGCGCTACGAGCCCGACAGCCGCGTGCACCGCCTCGAGCAGCTGATCCGCGACCACCTCTGCCCGCAGCTGGGGCAGCCGGGGGCCCCGTGGAGCAACGAACGCCTGCTGATCTTCACGGAATACGCCGACACCAAGGACTGGCTGGAGCGCCGGGTGCGCGAGCTGATCGCCGAAAGCGATCAGGCCGAAGCCCGCATCGCCACCTTCCATGGCGGCATCGGCGATGAACGGCGCGAAGCGATCAAGCGCAGCTTCAACAGCCCACCGGAAAGTGACCCCCTGCGGATCCTGATCGCCACCGATGCAGCGCGGGAGGGCGTGAACCTGCAGAACCACTGCAAACGGCTGGTGCATTTCGACGTGCCCTGGAACCCGGGGCGGATGGAGCAGCGCAACGGCCGGATTGATCGCACCCTGCAACGATCACCGCAGGTGTATTGCCACTACTTCGTGCTGCCCCAGCGCCCGGAAGACACAGTGCTCGACACGGTGGTGCGCAAGACCGATCAGATCCGCAGCGAACTGGGCTGCCTGCCGCCGGTGGTGATCCGCAAGCTCAACGACCTGCTGGCCAAGGGCATCAACCCCACCGCCCTGGCGCACACGATCGCCGAGATCAAGGGGCTGGATCAGGAGGATGACTTCCGGCTCACCCAGGTGCTCCTGGAGGAGGAACTGGAGGGCAGCCGCGAACGCAAGGAGGCCCTGGAGAAACAGGTGGGAACGCTGGAGCGCTACCTGGAGCGCTCTCGCAAGTGGCTGCATTTCTCTACAGAGCAGTTCCGCGACGCGCTCAACACCAGCCTGCAGATCACCGGTGAGCGCCACGGCCAGCAGACCCTGGCGCTGCAGCCGCGCGATCCCCAGCAGGCAGCGCAGGATCCCGAACGGGCCATCTGGGAGTTCCCCAGCGCCACCGAGCTTCCGGGCGGGGAAGCGGCCTGGGGCGATGTACTTGATGCCCTGCGACCGCCGCGCCAGCCGGGGCAGAAGCTCTGGCAATGGCGGCAGGACACCCAGCTGCAGCCGGTGGTGTTCCGCGATCCGCAGGAGGTGAATGCCGATCGCGTGCACCTGCATCTGGAGCATCCGCTGGTGATGCGCTTGCTCAACCGCTTCCTGATGCGCGGCTTCCAGAGCGATGCGCTCAGCCGCGCCGCAGTGGTGGGCACGGCCGATGACACCGCCAAGCTCGTGATCCTGGCTCGCCTGAGCCTCTACGGCCATGGCGCCTCCCGCCTGCACGATGAAGTGCTCGCGGTAGCGGCCGAGTGGGATCCCAGCGATCCCCAGCGCCGGCTGCGCAAACTCAGCAGCGAGAAAACCAGTCGCGCCCTGGAGGATCTGGAGACGTCGCTGCGGCAGCGCCTGGAGGCACCGGAAGGGATCAGCGCCGCTCTCCAGAACAACCTGAGCGTGGATGTGGCTCACTTGCGGGAAGCTCTGGATCAGAAGGTGGAGGAACGCCGCCAGGACGCGGCCGCCAAGCTGGCCAAACGCGCCGACGATGAGGTGGCCCGCTTCATCAAGGTGCTGGAGGAGCAACGCAAGCGGATCACCAGCACCCGCAGCCGCACCAACGAGAACCTCGATCAGCTGTTGCTCGATCTGGGTGGGATCAAGGAAGAACGCCGCCAGCTGGAGGACAACCGCAAGTACTGGGAGCAGCGCCTGCAGACCATCGACAGCGACCTCAGCCACGAACCCGAGCGCATCCGCCGCACCTTCGAGCTCCGCACCCACCGGGTGGAACCCGCCGGTGCGATCTACCTCTGGCCTCAGGAGGTGGCCTGA
- a CDS encoding IS1182 family transposase, which yields MQKRKTFRPWQPQQATLLPPSPREWLSEDHQVYFLLDLVDELDLSAILVPAQAKDPRGEKGFDPRMMTMLLLYAYCVGIVSSRKIERACYEDLAFRVLTGNQQPDHSRISEFRRRNLDALKGLFIQILRLCQKAGMVSLGHVALDGTKVQANASKHKAMSHERMLRAEKELQKEINALIRKAEILDAQEDRRYGKGNLGSELPDELRHKQGRLAKIRQARKEMEAETAAAAARQRQEEAEKARAKATAAEESDGSAPEQAELNRKAEAAAAKAAAAGDKAIEAAESAGLEPPDLEPLASDAMPRRGLARKADGTPTAKTQRNFTDSDSHLMQSGGTYLQGYNCQLAVDSDHQVIVAVGVSNQPPDVEHLEPMLERIAASAGELPDVMTMDAGYWSDDNAGHCEDLGIDAYIATGRLPHGKPPPPQRGPLPRDADARTRMARKIRSKKGSRIYAQRKAIVEPVNGQIKEGRGLRRFLLRGLEKVDGEWHLIAATHNLLKLFRYRRSQQQLWAAATG from the coding sequence ATGCAGAAGCGCAAGACCTTTCGCCCCTGGCAGCCGCAGCAGGCCACCCTGCTGCCGCCGTCACCGCGTGAGTGGCTCTCAGAAGACCACCAGGTGTATTTCCTGCTGGACCTGGTGGATGAGCTGGATCTCTCCGCGATCCTCGTACCCGCTCAGGCCAAGGACCCCCGCGGAGAGAAGGGATTCGATCCACGCATGATGACGATGCTGCTGCTTTACGCCTACTGCGTGGGCATCGTCTCCTCCAGGAAGATCGAGCGGGCCTGCTACGAGGATCTGGCATTCCGCGTGCTGACCGGCAACCAGCAGCCGGACCACAGCCGAATCAGCGAGTTCCGCCGGCGCAACCTTGATGCCCTCAAGGGCCTGTTTATTCAGATCCTGCGCCTGTGCCAGAAGGCGGGGATGGTGAGCCTGGGCCATGTGGCCCTCGATGGCACCAAGGTGCAGGCCAATGCCTCCAAGCACAAGGCGATGAGCCACGAGCGGATGCTCAGGGCGGAGAAGGAGCTCCAGAAGGAAATCAACGCCTTGATCCGCAAGGCCGAGATCCTGGATGCCCAGGAAGACCGGCGCTACGGCAAAGGAAACCTGGGCAGTGAACTTCCCGATGAGCTGCGCCACAAGCAGGGCCGCCTCGCAAAAATCCGTCAGGCCCGCAAGGAGATGGAGGCGGAAACCGCTGCAGCTGCAGCGCGGCAGCGGCAGGAGGAAGCCGAGAAGGCCAGAGCCAAAGCGACCGCAGCCGAGGAATCGGATGGATCGGCCCCTGAGCAGGCCGAGCTGAACAGGAAAGCGGAAGCCGCAGCGGCAAAGGCAGCAGCGGCGGGGGACAAAGCCATCGAGGCCGCCGAGAGCGCTGGCCTCGAGCCACCAGATCTGGAGCCACTCGCCTCTGACGCGATGCCCAGGCGTGGTCTGGCGAGAAAGGCTGACGGCACACCGACGGCCAAGACCCAACGGAATTTCACAGATTCCGACAGCCACCTCATGCAGTCCGGCGGCACCTACCTGCAGGGCTACAACTGCCAGCTGGCGGTCGACAGTGACCACCAGGTGATCGTGGCGGTGGGCGTCAGCAACCAGCCACCGGACGTGGAGCACCTGGAGCCCATGCTGGAGCGGATCGCCGCCAGCGCCGGTGAACTGCCGGACGTGATGACGATGGATGCGGGCTACTGGAGCGACGACAACGCAGGTCACTGTGAGGACCTTGGCATTGACGCCTACATCGCCACCGGCCGTCTGCCGCATGGGAAGCCGCCACCGCCACAGCGAGGACCGCTGCCCAGAGATGCCGACGCCAGAACCCGCATGGCCCGCAAGATCAGAAGCAAGAAGGGATCCAGGATCTACGCCCAGCGCAAAGCGATCGTGGAGCCGGTGAACGGCCAGATCAAGGAAGGCCGGGGCCTGCGGCGGTTTCTCTTGCGGGGCCTGGAGAAGGTCGATGGTGAATGGCATCTGATCGCTGCCACCCACAACCTGCTCAAGTTGTTCCGGTACAGGCGATCACAGCAGCAGCTCTGGGCAGCAGCGACGGGATGA